GCAGAAGAAGCCCAGCGCGATCTCCTGTACGCGTGAGACGGCGGTTGTGAACACGGCTTCGGGGCGGTCGATGATCGGCATGGAAACGAGGATCGCGGTGAACCCGGCCAGGAGGTACATATAGGCCCGCGCGGTGCGGTCGATCACGGCGAGGTAGATGCACAGGCCCAGCCAGCCGGCCAGCGCCAGCGTGAGGAATTCGGGCGATCCGCGCAGGTTCGGCAGCAGGATCACCGCCACCGCCGCGCCGATCGCGGTGCCGGAAAGGCGGAACAACGCCTTGGAATGGACCGCGCCGGTCATCGGACTGGCGACGATATAGGCGGTCATCACCGACCAGAACGGCTTGGGAAACTGGAAGGTGAGCGCAAGGTAATAGGCGAGCGCCGCCGCTGCCAGGCACTTGAGCGAGAACAGCGCATCGGTAACGCCGAAACGGTCGGCGATGGACGGCGTCATCGTGCTTCGCCCGCCTTGGCGGGCTTGGGGCGGGACGGGCAGGTCCGGCGTGATGCGGTCTGGGTCTGCATGGCTCCGGCGCTATGGGCTGCGGAGCCATGCCACTAGTCTGCGGTCAGGCTACAGACTGTCTCCTCATGGGAGACAATCGGCGGCGCCGGCCTGAGGGGGTGTCAGGCCTGCGGCGCGGTATCCGGGCGCAAGTAGGCGAACATGTGCGAGACATAGTCGGCCTTGCCCAGTTCGGTGCCATGGCTGCGCAGGATCGCGTATGCCGCGTTGAGGTGGAAATAGAACTGCGGCAGCGACCAGTCGCGCGCGAATTCGCTGCCGGTCATGTCGAATTTCATGCCGTTGGGCAGTTCGATCGTCATCGGCAGATCGGCGCCGCCCTCAAGCGTGTCGGCCCCTTGTGCGCTCAGCAGGTCGAGCGCCTCGGCCACGCGGGCCTTTGCCTGCGCGATGGTGCCGGGCTGCTCTGCGGCGTTCCAGCCTTCGCGGCGCACTTCGAGAAGGGCCTCGGGCACGGGTTCGCCCTTCAGGCGATGAACGGCTTCCTGCGCCTGGAAACAGGCAAATCGCACTTGCGCGGCGAGCGGGAACATATCGGGCGCCAGCCGCGCGGACAGCAGCGCCTCGGCATCGCCGCCGTCGGCCGTTTCCTGTGTGGAAGCCTTGTCCAGCCATGCGGCCAGCCCGCGCAGCATCTGCGTGTAGGTGGGAACGAGCAATTGGGTAAGCAACATCGGAGGCGCTCCTGATCCTGTCCGTCAGTCTTCCAGGATACGGCTGTGCTGGCGGGTGTCCCGCATGCGGATGTAGATCGCCAGAGAGATGGCGATCATCACGGTGACGTAGATGTAGAAGGCGTGTTCGACCCCGGCCTGCTTGAACCACAGCGCGACGAATTCGGCGGTGCCGCCGAACAGCGTGTTGGCCAGCGCATAAGGCAGGGCCACGCCCAGCGCGCGGATATGGGCGGGGAACAGTTCGGCCTTCACCACCGCGTTGATCGAGGTATATCCGGTCACGATTACCAGTCCGGCCATGACCAGCAATCCGGCGGTGACCGGGTTCCTGGTGGTCGCCAGCGTCGCGAAGATGGGATAGGTGAACAGCACGCCCAGCACGCCGAAACCGATCATCAGCGGCTTGCGCCCGATCCGGTCGGACAGGGCGCCCGCCAGCGGCTGCAGCAGCATGAACACGAACAGCGTGATGCCGTTGATCGCGGAGGCCGTTTCCCGGCTGAGCCCGCTCGTGTTGACGAGGAACTTCTGCATGTAGATCGAATAGGCGTAGAAGGCGATCGTCCCGCCCGCGGTCAGCAGCATCACGGTCAGCGTTTCGCGCGGGTGGCTGCGGATCAGTTCGAGGAAGCCGGATTGCGGCGCCCCTTCGGCGCGGGCCTTCTCGAAGCTTTCGGTTTCCGCCATGCCGCGCCGCACGCGGAACACGATCACCGCCAGCGCTCCGCCGATCACGAAGGGAATGCGCCAGCCCCATGCGTCAAGCTGCGCTTCGCTCAGCACCGCCTGGAGCGTCAGCAACACGCAGATCGCCACGAGTTGCCCCGCGATCAGGGTGACGTACTGGAAGCTGGAGAAGAAGCCCCGGTTGTTGCGGCCCGCCATTTCGGAGAGATAAGTGGCGCTGGCGCCATATTCGCCGCCGATCGACAGGCCCTGCATCAGCCGGGCAAGGACCAGCAGCAGCGGCGCGCCGATGCCGATCGTCTGGTAGGACGGGGTCACCGCGATCAGCATCGATCCCGCGCACATCAGCGCGACCGACAGGGTGAGCCCGCTCTTGCGTCCGTGCCGGTCGGCATAGACGCCCATCAGCCATGCCCCGATCGGCCGCATCAGGAACCCCACCGCGAAGATTGCCGCCGCGCTCAGCAACTGGGCGGTGCGGTCCTCGCTCGGAAAGAAGTGCGGTGCGAAATAGAGCGTGAAGGCCGAATAGGCGTACCAGTCGTACCATTCGACGAGATTGCCGGTGGAACCGCCGAGGATCGCCTTCAGGCGCTTGTTCCGGTGATCCCGGAGGTCGGGTTCTGCAAGGTGAGCCGTCATCAGGGCAGAGGCCTATTGGAAATGCCGCCGCCGGTCCAGCGCCTTGGGCGTCCGCGAACCCGGTCCGCCCCGCAACCGCGCCGCCGCGCGGAATTTCGCTGCGGGCACGCCATTTTCCGCAAACGACAAGATCTGCCGCAAACGATTAAAAAATCCGATCCGGAAAGTCCGGCGCGGCGGGATTTCGTCTAGAAATAACAAGGCCGCCCGCTGCGCCGAAACGATCGCGCTCATGGGCAATACCAAGAGGAAGCGATGCGCCAGGTCGTAGCAGTTCCAGGTTCCGTAACGGTGCGTTCCGCGCATCAGTTCAGGCAGGATATTCTTGCCGGGTTCGATGCGGGGCAGGATCTTGATCTTGACCTGTCGTCACTTGTCGAAGTCGATCTTGCATTTCTTGAGATCGTCTACTCTGCGCGGGATCACTGGATGCGCGCGGGCCGTGAACTGCGTCTGGCGCATCCTGCCGGCGGTCCGGTTGCCGCGCTGCTCGAACGCGCGGGCTTCCTGACGGACCCCACCCCCCAGGACCTCGAATTCTGGTTCCACGGAGAACTGCCGCAATGACTGCCTCGATCCTTACCGTCGACGATTCCCCCAGCCTGCGCATGGCGATCCGCATCGCGCTGACCGGCGCGGGCTACGACGTCACCGAAGCGGGAGACGGCGTCGAGGGGCTGAACGCGGCCGGCGCCAAGCGGTTCGACCTTATCATCACCGATCTCAACATGCCCAACATGGACGGGCTGACGATGATCCGCGAACTGCGCAAGGCGCCGGAGCAGGCCGGGATTCCGATCATCTTCCTCACCACCGAAAGCGATGACGCGATGAAGCAGCAGGCCAAGGCGGCCGGCGCCACCGGCTGGCTGGTGAAGCCCTTCGTGCCGGAGCAGCTCATCAAGGTCTCCCGCAAGGTGCTGGGCCGTTGAATACGCAGGATCCGGTCGCGGCGTTCCGCGTCGAGGCGGGCGACCTGCTCGACCAGATCGAGCAGGGCCTGCTGGACCTCGGCCACCGGCTGGAGGACCGCGCGCTCATCGACGAAGTGTTCCGGGGGCTGCACACGCTGAAGGGCTCGGGCGCGATGTTCGGCTTCGATGCGCTGGCCGATTTCACTCACCATTGCGAGACCGCGTTCGACCGCGTGCGCAAGGGGCTGGCCCCGGCGACGCAGGAACTGGTCGCGGTGATCCTCTCGGCGCGGGACCACATGCGCGCGCTGATCGAAGGCGACGGCGCCGGGCTGGAGGCCGCAGGCACGGCGATCCTCGCCCAGCTCCAGGCCGCGATCGACGGCGCGGACACGGTGCCCGCCACTGCCACTGCCAATGCCACTGCCGCTGCGGTTCCTGCGGCCGCCTCCCCCGCCCGGAACGGCTGGCGGCTGTTCTTCCGGCTTCCCGCCGATGCCATGGCCAACGGCACCAACCCGCTGATGTTGCTGGACGAACTGCGCGATCTTGGCGATTGCCGGATCGCCGCGCGCACCGATGCCGTGCCGCCGCTGGCCGATCTGGTGCCGACCGAGTGCCACATCGGCTGGGATGTCGAACTTCGCGGCGACATCTCGCGCGATGACATCGATGACGTGTTCATCTTCGTGATGGACGACATGGAACTCACCATCGAGCCGCTGGACGATGTTCCTGCCGAGGCGGCTGCCCAATTACCGGCAGATCAGGCGCCCGCCGCGCTCCCCGCCGCCGTGGAGGCTGCACCTGCGCCTCAGGCCGCACCGGCGCAGGACGGCGCGAATCCCGCCGGCCGTCCGGCGGCCAAGGCGGGCGAAAGCGTGCGCGTTCCCGCCGAGCGTCTGGACGAGCTGATGGACCGGGTGGGCGAACTCGTGATCGTCCAGAGCCGCCTTTCGCAGCTCGCCGCCGGCAGCGGTTCGGCGGTCGGCAACGAACTGGCGCTGCGCTCGATCTCCGAAGAGATCGAGCGGCTCGCGGGTGAACTGCGCGATACCATGATGGTGCTGCGCATGGTTCCCGTGGCCAGCCTGTTCAGCCGCTTCCGCCGCCTCGTCCACGATCTTGCGCGCGAGACCGGCAAGACCATCGAGCTTTCGACCGAGGGCGAGACCACCGAAGTCGACAAGACCATGATCGAGCGTCTGGCCGATCCCATGGTCCACCTGATCCGCAATGCCTGCGATCACGGCCTGGAAACGCCGGAAGACCGGATCGCCGCCGGAAAGGCTGCCGCTGGGCAGGTTCGCCTCTCCGCCCATCAGGCGGGCGGCGAAGTGCTCATCACCATCCGCGACGACGGGCGCGGGATCGACCGCGTGCGCGTTCGCGCCAAGGCCGAGGCGCAGGGGCTGATCCAGCCCGGCCAGCAGATTTCCGATCACGAACTGCTCCAGATGATCTTCCATCCCGGCTTCTCCACGGCGGCGCAGGTCACCAGCCTGTCCGGGCGCGGCGTGGGCATGGACGTGGTGAAGCGCACCATCGAGAGCCTGCGCGGCGCGATCGACATCACGTCCGCGCCGGGCGAGGGCTCCACCGTGGTGCTGCGCATCCCGCTGACGCTGGCGATCATCGACGGGCTGCTCGTGCGGGTGGGCAACGGCCGCTACGTGATCCCGCTCGGCGCGGTCGAGGAATGCCTCGAACTCAGCCTTGAGGAAGACCTGCGTTCGCGCGGCCGCAGCTTCATCACCCTGCGCGACCGGCTGGTGCCGTTCCTGCGCCTGCGGGAGATCTTCGACACCGGCACCCGGCCCGATCCGCATCAGAAGATCGTCGTCATCGCCACTGGCGCCGAGCGCGTCGGGCTGGTGGTGGACCAGATCATCGGCAGCCACCAGACCGTCATCAAGTCGATGTCGCCGCTGCACCGGGACGTCGCCACTTTCGCGGGGGCCACCATCCTCGGCGACGGCGGTGTCGCCCTGATCCTCGATGTCGTCCAGCTCGTCATGCTGGGCCAGAACCAGGAGGAGCGGCTTCGCGCCGCCGGATAAGCCATGAGCGAACCGTTCCAAGACCAGGCAGCCACCCGGTGGGATGCCGCCGGCCAGCTCGAAGTGCTGACCTTCAACCTCGGCGAGGAGACTTTCGCGCTGGAGGCCACGCTGGTTCGCGAGATCCTTGATCTCCTGCCCGAAACCCGCGTTCCCGGCGCGGCGCCGCTGCTGGGCAGCGTGGTGAACTTTCGCGGCAAGATCATCCCGATCGCCGACTTGCGGCTGGCCTTCGCCATGCCCGCGGCCGAAGCCACGGTGGACAGCCGCATCGTCGTGATCGAGACCGAGGCCGAAGGCGAGACGTTCCAGATCGGCATCCGCACGGACAAGGTCCACGAGGTGACGACGCTCCGGCAGAGCGCGAGCGAGAGCCCGCCCGCCGTGGGCCTGCGCTGGCGGCGCGACTTCGTGCGCGAACTGGTTCGCCGGCAGGACGGCGTGGTCGTCCTGCCCGATCTTGCCGCCATCTTTCGTTCACTGGTCGGCGGAACCGATTCCGCCGCGATCCAGCCATCCACACTTCATTGAGCCGGGGGGCCATCATGCGTGCAACCATCAAGCTGAAGCTCGGAGGTACTTTCGTCCTCCTCCTCATCATCATGGCAGCGATCATCGGGATCGGCATTTCCCGACTGTCGACGCTGAACGATTCGGTCGGCGATCTCGTGGCCGGGCCGGCAAAGCAGCTTGACCGCGCCCGCGCCATCGACGGCGGGGTGAGTATGATGGTCCGTTCCGAGAAGAACCTCGTCCTGACGGACGATCCGGTGCAGATCCGCGAACTCGAAACCCGCATCGTCACCTGGCGCGACCGGGTGGAGGAACAGGTCGAACAGGCCAATGCCAACGCTTCGGAAGAGACGCGGGCATCGTGGGCGCAATTGCGCGACCAGTGGAACGCGTTCAAGCCGGTGAACCAGCACGTCAGCGAGCTCAGCCGCAGCGACAAGGCCGCCGCCACCGCGCTCACCATGGGCGAATCGCGCGACCGGGCCCAGGCCGTGACCAAGACGGTCGAAAACCTCGTCCAGCTCCAGCAGGAGAAGATGGCCAAGGCCGACGCGGACACCGAGATCACTTACGGGTCGGCGCGCTCGCTCATGATCGGCATGGGTGTTGCCGGGTTCATCATCACCGTGGCCGCCGCGGCCTATCTCGCGCTGCTGATCTCGCGGGGCCTGAAGTCGGCGGGGGATGCCATGAGCCAGGTGGCCGAGGGCGACCTTACCCGCACGGCCCAGATCCGTTCGAACGACGAGATCAGCGACCTGCTGGGCCATGTGAACACGATGATCGAGCGTCTGCGCGGCGTGGTCGGCGATGCCACGGTCGCGGCGGAGAACGTTTCGGCGGGCAGCCAGGAGCTTTCGGCCAATTCCGAGCAGGTCTCGCAAGGCGCCACCGAACAGGCGGCCGCTGCCGAGCAGGCCTCGGCCTCGATGGAAGAGATGGCCGCCAACATCAAGCAGAACGCCGACAATGCGGCGCAGACCGAAAAGATCGCCCGCCAGTCCTCCAGGGATGCCGAAGCCAGCGGCGTGGCGGTAAACCGTGCGGTCGGCGCGATGCGCACGATTGCCGAGAAGATCGGCATCGTCCAGGAAATCGCCCGCCAGACCGACCTGCTCGCCCTCAACGCGGCGGTGGAGGCCGCGCGAGCGGGCGAGCACGGGCGCGGTTTTGCCGTCGTCGCATCCGAAGTGCGCAAGCTTGCCGAGCGCAGCCAGCAGGCTTCAGCCGAAATCAGCGCCGTCTCGACCGAGACCGTGCAGGCTGCTGCCGAAGCCGGCGACATGCTCTCGAAGCTGGTGCCCGACATCCGCCGTACCGCCGAACTGGTCTCGGAGATCAGCGTGGCCTGCCGCGAACAGGATATCGGCGCGGGGCAGATCAACGAGGCGATCCAGCAGCTCGACCAGGTGACGCAGCAGAACGCCGGCGCCTCGGAGCAGATCTCCACGACGTCGGAAGAACTCGCCGCGCAGGCGGAGGAGCTTCAGGCTTCGATCGCCTACTTCCGCACCGACGGGAACGGCACGCGCCGCAAGGCCGCGCCGGTGACATTCCGCCAGCCGGTGGCCGCCGCCCGCAAGGCAGCCGCTCCCACCCGCACGCTCCGTTCGCTCTCGGTCGCCGACCAGCAGGCCCGCGCCCGCGGCTTTGCGCTCGATCTCTCGACCGGCGGGCCTGACAGCGAGGACGAGGCGTTCAGCACTCACGCGGCCTGACGCGCCGACGCCGATTACCGTTTCTTTCCCCCCATCCGGGTCCCAAGGTTCCATTTCCCATGCGCGCTACGATTAAAATGAAGCTGGGCGTGACATTCGCCATAATCCTGATCCTGCTGGCCGTCGTGGTCGGCGTCAGCCTGACGCGTCTGAGCACGCTCAACACCGCGATCAGCGATCTCATCAGCGGCCCCGCCGCCCGGCTCGACCGGGCCCAGCAGGTGCAGGTCGTGTTCGGCACCCTTGCGCGCAACGAGCGCAACATGACGATGACGAACGACCCGGAACTGGTGAAGGAATTCGACGACAAGGCCACGCGCTCGATGTCCGAGTTCGAGCGCCTGCTGGATGAGGGCGATGCGAATGCCTTGCCCGAAACCAAGCAGACCTGGCGCGAAATGCGGTCCTCGTTCGAGAACTTCAAGCCGCTGGACACGCGCATCCGCACCCTTGCGCGGGCCAACCAGAACGAGGAAGCGGCCGCACTGGCGCTGGGCAGCGCCCGCGACGTGCTGGACCGCGTGACCAAGCAGACCGACGATCTGGTCGCCCGTGCGCGGGAAGACATGCAGCAGGTCGACCGGCAGACCGATGCGCTCTATTCCTCGGCGCGCGCCACGCTGCTGACGGTTGCCATCGTCGCCATCCTTGGCGCGCTGGTGGGCGCGGTGTGGATCTCGCTGATCGTCTCGCGCGGGCTTGCCCGGGTCGGCACCGCGATCAACGCGGTGGCAATCGGCGATCTCGACAATGACGTGGAAGTGACCTCGAACGACGAGATCAGGGATCTTGTCGATACCGTCAACAAGATGACCGCGAACCTGCGCGTCAGCGCGGGTCTGGCCGACAAGATCGCCGACGGCGACCTGACTGTCAGCCACAAGCCGCTGTCCGAGCAGGACAAGCTGGGCCATGCCCTTGTCCGCATGATCGAGCGCCTGCGCGGTGTCGTCGGCGATTCCACGGTTGCGGCGAACAATGTCGCCAGCGGCAGCCAGGAGCTTTCCTCGACGTCCGAGCAGGTCTCGCAGGGGGCCACCGAACAGGCCGCCGCCGCCGAACAGGCTTCGGCATCGATGGAAGAGATGTCCGCCAACATCAAGCAGAACGCCGAGAACGCGGCCCAGACCGAGAAGATCGCCCGCCAGTCCGCCCAGGACGCCGAAGCCAGCGGTATCGCGGTGGACCGTGCGGTGGGCGCGATGCGCACGATCGCCGAGAAGATCGGCATCGTCCAGGAAATCGCCCGCCAGACCGACCTGCTGGCCCTTAACGCGGCCGTCGAGGCGGCGCGTGCCGGCGAACATGGACGCGGCTTTGCGGTGGTTGCCTCGGAAGTGCGCAAGCTGGCCGAACGCAGCCAGGGCGCGGCCGCCGAGATCAGCGCGGTTTCGGCCAACACCGTGGACGCGGCGACCGAAGCGGGCGAGATGCTCTCCAGGCTGGTGCCCGATATTCGCCGTACCGCCGAACTCATCTCGGAGATCAGCGCCGCCTGCCGCGAGCAGGACATCGGCGCGGGCCAGATCAACCAGGCGATCCAGCAGCTGGACCAGGTGACGCAGCAGAACGCCGGCGCTTCGGAGCAGATCTCCTCCACTTCGGAAGAACTGGCGGCGCAGGCCGAGGAACTCCAGGCCAGCATCGCTTACTTCCGCGTCGACAACGTCGGCAAGGCGCCGGGCCGGACCGCTGCGCCGGTGCGCAAGGCGGCGCCGATCAAGGCCCCGCTCAAGATCGGCGCGAAGCGTCCTTCCAGCGGCAACGGGCAGGCGCGTCCCAACGGCTTCGCGCTGGACCTCGCCATGGGCGGCCCGGACGACCACGACGATGCTTTCGGGATGCACGCGGCATGACGGATGGGCAGGAAATCCAGGCCGTGACCTTCGGTCTGGGGGCGGAGATCTTCGCGGTGCCGGTGACACTGGTCCGCGAGATCCTCGACTACCGCGAAACCTTCCGTATTCCGGGCGGCCCGGATTACCTGCTCGGCCTTACAGACATGCGCGGCGAGGGCATTACCACGATCGATTTCCGCCTGCGGCTCGGCCTGCCGCCGGTGGAACCGACCCCGGCGACGCGCATCCTGGTGATCGACATCCCGCTGGAGGACCGCGTGCTGGTGCTCGGGCTGGTGGTGGACCGCGTGATCGAGGTCACCAGCTTCCGCGCGGACCAGATCGGCGGCGCCCCGGACGTGGGCGTGCGCTGGCCTTCCGAATATATCGGCGGCGTGGTGAAGCGCGACGAGGGCTTCACCGTGCTGGTGGACATGGCGCGCATCTTCACGGCCGAGGAAGCCACGCGCCTGTCCTCGCAGGCCGCCGCCTGAGCCCGGCGTCCCTTCGGGGACGCCGCCTTTCCCCTCCTCACGACCCGGAACCGCGCAGATGTCAGCAGCCGCCCCCGCAATCCGCAGTTCGTCCCCCGCACAGCCCCATGCCGGCGATCCGATGAGCAAGCGCAATTTCGCGCGGCTGGCGGCCTATATCTTCGACTATTCCGGCATCAAGATGCCCGATAGCAAGAAGACCATGCTCGAAGGGCGCCTGCGCCGCCGCCAGCGGGCAACGGGCGCGCGCACGCTCGACGAATATTGCGACTACATCTTCGCGGACGAGAACCTGGCGCGGGAAGGGCTGTCGCTCATCAACGCGGTTACCACCAACAAGACCGATTTCTTCCGCGAGCCGGGCCATTTCGAATACCTGAGCAAGGTGGTCCTTCCCGAACTGGGCGCACGCGGCGTCCGCACCATCCGGGCGTGGAGCGCGGCCTGCTCGACCGGGCCGGAACCCTATACGCTGGCCATGGTGCTCGACGATCACGCCGAGACCCATGACGGCCCGGCTTACGGCATCCTCGCCACCGATCTCGATACCGACGTGCTCGAAACGGCGCGCAGCGGCATCTATCCGCGCGAACTGGTCGATCCGGTTCCCGATGCCCTCCAGCGCAAATACGTGATGTCCTCGCGCGATCCGGCCCGGCGCGACGTGCGCATGGTGCCCGCCCTGCGCAGCGCGATCGGCTTCGCGCGGCTCAACCTCATGGACGACCGCTACCCCGTGGGCGAGCCGATGCACCTGATATTCTGCCGCAACGTACTGATATATTTCGACAAACCGACCCAGCGTAAGGTCGTTTCGCAGCTCGTCGATTGCCTGAAGCCGCGGGGGCACCTGTTCCTCGGGCATTCGGAATCGATCACCGGCCATGACCTGCCGCTCACGCAAGTCGCCAACACCGTGTTCCGGAAGGCCTGACCCATGCTTGCGGCCAAGAAGATCCGCGTCCTCGTCATCGACGATTCCGCCAGCGTCCGCCAGACGATGACCGCGATCCTCCAGGAAGACCCGGAGATCGAGGTGATCGGCGCCGCGCCCGATCCGTTCAGCGCCGCGCGCCGGATTCAGGAGGAAGTGCCCGACGTCATCACCCTTGATGTCGAGATGCCGCGCATGGACGGCATCACCTTCCTGCGCAAGCTGATGGTGCAGTGCCCCATCCCGGTGGTCATGTGTTCGTCGCTGACCGAGGAAGGCTCGGAAACGCTGCTCCAGGCGATGGAGGCCGGCGCGGTGGACGTAATCCTCAAGCCCCGCATCGGCGTGGCGGACCATCTGGCCGAGCATCATCTGCAGATCCGCGATGTCGTGAAGGGCGCGTCACGCGCCCGCGTTCGCGGCCGCCCGGCCCTGCGCGAGGCGAAGCCGGAAGGCCCGGCCAAGAAGCTCACCGCCGATGCCGTGCTGCCGCCGCCCAGCGGCCGCGCTATGAGCCGTACCACCGAAATGGTCGTCTGCCTCGGCGCCTCCACCGGCGGAACCGAGGCCTTGCGCGAAGTGCTGGAAGCGCTTCCCGCCAATGCGCCGGGCGTGGTGGTGGTGCAGCACATGCCGGAAAACTTCACCCGTGCCTTCGCGCGGCGGCTCGACGGTCTCTGCGAGGTCGACGTGAAGGAAGCTGCCGACGGCGACCCGGTGCTGCGCGGCCATGTGCTGATCGCGCCGGGGGGCAAGCACCTCATGCTCGAACGGCAGGGCGCGCGCTATCATGTCTCGGTGAAGGACGGACCGCTGGTCTCGCGCCATCGCCCCTCGGTGGACGTGTTGTTCCGCTCCGCCGCGCGTGCGGCCGGATCGAACGCGGTCGGCGTCATCATGACCGGCATGGGCGATGACGGTGCGCGCGGCCTGCTGGAAATGAAGCAGGCCGGGGCCCGCACTTTCGCGCAGGACGAGGCGACCTCGATCGTCTTCGGCATGCCCAGGGAAGCCATTGCGCGCGGTGCGGCAGACCGCGTGATCCCGCTTGGCGCCATTGCCCGCGAAGTGCTCGCGGCCACCAATCGATAGAAACGACCGCCCGATGACGACAACCGCCCATTTCCCCGAACCCGTGCTCGGCGCGCCTGAAGGCGCCCTTCTGGAGGGTGCCCCTCTGGCAGACGGATTGCCGCTCGCCGCGCTCCCTGCCGATCCCGCGCCCGATTTC
The DNA window shown above is from Novosphingobium sp. RL4 and carries:
- a CDS encoding DUF1993 domain-containing protein; its protein translation is MLLTQLLVPTYTQMLRGLAAWLDKASTQETADGGDAEALLSARLAPDMFPLAAQVRFACFQAQEAVHRLKGEPVPEALLEVRREGWNAAEQPGTIAQAKARVAEALDLLSAQGADTLEGGADLPMTIELPNGMKFDMTGSEFARDWSLPQFYFHLNAAYAILRSHGTELGKADYVSHMFAYLRPDTAPQA
- a CDS encoding MFS transporter yields the protein MTAHLAEPDLRDHRNKRLKAILGGSTGNLVEWYDWYAYSAFTLYFAPHFFPSEDRTAQLLSAAAIFAVGFLMRPIGAWLMGVYADRHGRKSGLTLSVALMCAGSMLIAVTPSYQTIGIGAPLLLVLARLMQGLSIGGEYGASATYLSEMAGRNNRGFFSSFQYVTLIAGQLVAICVLLTLQAVLSEAQLDAWGWRIPFVIGGALAVIVFRVRRGMAETESFEKARAEGAPQSGFLELIRSHPRETLTVMLLTAGGTIAFYAYSIYMQKFLVNTSGLSRETASAINGITLFVFMLLQPLAGALSDRIGRKPLMIGFGVLGVLFTYPIFATLATTRNPVTAGLLVMAGLVIVTGYTSINAVVKAELFPAHIRALGVALPYALANTLFGGTAEFVALWFKQAGVEHAFYIYVTVMIAISLAIYIRMRDTRQHSRILED
- a CDS encoding STAS domain-containing protein, with product MRQVVAVPGSVTVRSAHQFRQDILAGFDAGQDLDLDLSSLVEVDLAFLEIVYSARDHWMRAGRELRLAHPAGGPVAALLERAGFLTDPTPQDLEFWFHGELPQ
- a CDS encoding response regulator, which gives rise to MTASILTVDDSPSLRMAIRIALTGAGYDVTEAGDGVEGLNAAGAKRFDLIITDLNMPNMDGLTMIRELRKAPEQAGIPIIFLTTESDDAMKQQAKAAGATGWLVKPFVPEQLIKVSRKVLGR
- a CDS encoding chemotaxis protein CheA, producing the protein MNTQDPVAAFRVEAGDLLDQIEQGLLDLGHRLEDRALIDEVFRGLHTLKGSGAMFGFDALADFTHHCETAFDRVRKGLAPATQELVAVILSARDHMRALIEGDGAGLEAAGTAILAQLQAAIDGADTVPATATANATAAAVPAAASPARNGWRLFFRLPADAMANGTNPLMLLDELRDLGDCRIAARTDAVPPLADLVPTECHIGWDVELRGDISRDDIDDVFIFVMDDMELTIEPLDDVPAEAAAQLPADQAPAALPAAVEAAPAPQAAPAQDGANPAGRPAAKAGESVRVPAERLDELMDRVGELVIVQSRLSQLAAGSGSAVGNELALRSISEEIERLAGELRDTMMVLRMVPVASLFSRFRRLVHDLARETGKTIELSTEGETTEVDKTMIERLADPMVHLIRNACDHGLETPEDRIAAGKAAAGQVRLSAHQAGGEVLITIRDDGRGIDRVRVRAKAEAQGLIQPGQQISDHELLQMIFHPGFSTAAQVTSLSGRGVGMDVVKRTIESLRGAIDITSAPGEGSTVVLRIPLTLAIIDGLLVRVGNGRYVIPLGAVEECLELSLEEDLRSRGRSFITLRDRLVPFLRLREIFDTGTRPDPHQKIVVIATGAERVGLVVDQIIGSHQTVIKSMSPLHRDVATFAGATILGDGGVALILDVVQLVMLGQNQEERLRAAG
- a CDS encoding chemotaxis protein CheW, translated to MSEPFQDQAATRWDAAGQLEVLTFNLGEETFALEATLVREILDLLPETRVPGAAPLLGSVVNFRGKIIPIADLRLAFAMPAAEATVDSRIVVIETEAEGETFQIGIRTDKVHEVTTLRQSASESPPAVGLRWRRDFVRELVRRQDGVVVLPDLAAIFRSLVGGTDSAAIQPSTLH
- a CDS encoding methyl-accepting chemotaxis protein, with the translated sequence MRATIKLKLGGTFVLLLIIMAAIIGIGISRLSTLNDSVGDLVAGPAKQLDRARAIDGGVSMMVRSEKNLVLTDDPVQIRELETRIVTWRDRVEEQVEQANANASEETRASWAQLRDQWNAFKPVNQHVSELSRSDKAAATALTMGESRDRAQAVTKTVENLVQLQQEKMAKADADTEITYGSARSLMIGMGVAGFIITVAAAAYLALLISRGLKSAGDAMSQVAEGDLTRTAQIRSNDEISDLLGHVNTMIERLRGVVGDATVAAENVSAGSQELSANSEQVSQGATEQAAAAEQASASMEEMAANIKQNADNAAQTEKIARQSSRDAEASGVAVNRAVGAMRTIAEKIGIVQEIARQTDLLALNAAVEAARAGEHGRGFAVVASEVRKLAERSQQASAEISAVSTETVQAAAEAGDMLSKLVPDIRRTAELVSEISVACREQDIGAGQINEAIQQLDQVTQQNAGASEQISTTSEELAAQAEELQASIAYFRTDGNGTRRKAAPVTFRQPVAAARKAAAPTRTLRSLSVADQQARARGFALDLSTGGPDSEDEAFSTHAA
- a CDS encoding methyl-accepting chemotaxis protein gives rise to the protein MRATIKMKLGVTFAIILILLAVVVGVSLTRLSTLNTAISDLISGPAARLDRAQQVQVVFGTLARNERNMTMTNDPELVKEFDDKATRSMSEFERLLDEGDANALPETKQTWREMRSSFENFKPLDTRIRTLARANQNEEAAALALGSARDVLDRVTKQTDDLVARAREDMQQVDRQTDALYSSARATLLTVAIVAILGALVGAVWISLIVSRGLARVGTAINAVAIGDLDNDVEVTSNDEIRDLVDTVNKMTANLRVSAGLADKIADGDLTVSHKPLSEQDKLGHALVRMIERLRGVVGDSTVAANNVASGSQELSSTSEQVSQGATEQAAAAEQASASMEEMSANIKQNAENAAQTEKIARQSAQDAEASGIAVDRAVGAMRTIAEKIGIVQEIARQTDLLALNAAVEAARAGEHGRGFAVVASEVRKLAERSQGAAAEISAVSANTVDAATEAGEMLSRLVPDIRRTAELISEISAACREQDIGAGQINQAIQQLDQVTQQNAGASEQISSTSEELAAQAEELQASIAYFRVDNVGKAPGRTAAPVRKAAPIKAPLKIGAKRPSSGNGQARPNGFALDLAMGGPDDHDDAFGMHAA
- a CDS encoding chemotaxis protein CheW; translation: MTDGQEIQAVTFGLGAEIFAVPVTLVREILDYRETFRIPGGPDYLLGLTDMRGEGITTIDFRLRLGLPPVEPTPATRILVIDIPLEDRVLVLGLVVDRVIEVTSFRADQIGGAPDVGVRWPSEYIGGVVKRDEGFTVLVDMARIFTAEEATRLSSQAAA